One region of Sulfuriroseicoccus oceanibius genomic DNA includes:
- a CDS encoding BamA/OMP85 family outer membrane protein — translation MTTPLRLSLPLVAVLAPWLAIATATAQDDDLPARNFEGEIKQWINRASLSSEAQTSQVQLNIEGIDAKLEEDMRALAGRRIDYLLEPPATRAVADDLAFIFERLFHEHGYPEARIDWELVNSMSVRLNVDTGPAAAVGEVTITTTGGASLDEELMREILLAPSITSDDIQRDFIPFVERLIQRGTKNVEAWLDSQGYWLATVELKIPEAADAQNRYPLELSVDTGPLIQFGKVTLVDLETGESRLIQPAIEKIKGETATAERLIQFEQEIAAAFDKEGYYNTQTRFTQEIEGNRMNLTVAVLPGRLLNVGEINFLGYERTKRSALDRRFRSLKGTLYSADRFQAKLETLYRTGIFSRIDVEEIVEPDNTIDYTLTIHEGTSKRIGVSGGVSSESGGYSGIQYRDHNVLGKMHRFDVEFEYSALGLRGDLAYGVPWIFGDRTMYQARLFAIARDYAAYDKFEYGWQSVLEFRPNEHYKLSLGLDGAFTDISGLEIAETLTGPTDYYFSKVSINQSYDKRDDAVNPRKGWIAALNVDAAGGFLGSDVNLIRTDARLAWYLPLGDSSHIRLVGAGGALYEPDGERTVPIDQRFFQGGASGIRSFRERRGPPYSPSGKPIGGNSYKLASAELVGPIKGPVKFVLFADAGNVTESTDPLNFSNSEVAVGAGLRVNLPTGPIRLEYGHNMTHDDGETEGTLHFVIGISF, via the coding sequence ATGACCACTCCCCTCCGATTGTCACTTCCTCTTGTTGCCGTACTGGCGCCTTGGCTTGCCATTGCTACCGCCACGGCTCAGGACGACGATCTTCCCGCGCGCAACTTTGAAGGTGAGATCAAGCAATGGATCAACCGCGCATCCCTCAGCTCAGAGGCGCAAACCAGCCAGGTTCAACTCAACATCGAAGGGATAGATGCCAAGTTAGAGGAGGATATGAGAGCGCTCGCGGGCCGGCGCATTGACTACTTGTTGGAGCCACCTGCAACGCGGGCGGTTGCCGACGACCTCGCTTTCATTTTCGAGCGCTTGTTCCACGAGCATGGGTACCCCGAAGCCCGGATCGATTGGGAGCTGGTCAACTCGATGAGCGTCCGGCTCAATGTGGATACCGGACCGGCTGCGGCAGTGGGCGAGGTCACTATTACCACTACTGGAGGGGCCTCCCTCGATGAAGAGTTGATGCGGGAGATCCTGCTGGCGCCAAGTATCACCAGCGATGACATCCAGCGCGATTTCATCCCGTTTGTAGAGAGGCTGATCCAGCGGGGAACGAAAAACGTCGAAGCGTGGCTGGATTCCCAAGGGTACTGGCTGGCCACGGTTGAGCTTAAGATCCCCGAGGCCGCCGACGCACAAAACCGTTATCCACTCGAGCTATCAGTCGATACAGGCCCTCTGATTCAATTCGGCAAGGTCACTCTGGTCGATCTGGAGACGGGAGAGAGCCGGTTGATTCAGCCCGCGATTGAGAAGATCAAAGGAGAGACAGCAACTGCCGAGCGGTTGATTCAGTTTGAGCAGGAGATTGCCGCAGCTTTTGACAAAGAAGGCTACTACAACACACAAACCCGCTTCACCCAAGAGATCGAGGGCAACCGCATGAACCTCACTGTGGCGGTGCTCCCCGGCCGACTTTTGAATGTCGGGGAAATCAACTTCCTCGGATACGAGCGCACCAAGCGAAGCGCACTCGACAGACGTTTCCGCAGCCTCAAGGGCACGCTGTACAGTGCCGATCGCTTCCAGGCCAAGCTCGAGACGCTGTATCGAACCGGGATATTCAGCCGCATCGACGTGGAAGAAATCGTCGAGCCGGACAACACAATCGACTACACATTGACCATCCACGAGGGCACCTCCAAGCGCATCGGCGTCTCCGGTGGAGTTAGCAGCGAAAGTGGTGGCTACTCCGGGATCCAGTACCGCGACCACAACGTACTGGGCAAGATGCATCGGTTTGATGTGGAGTTCGAGTACTCGGCGCTGGGGCTCAGAGGCGACCTGGCTTATGGCGTTCCTTGGATCTTCGGTGACCGCACGATGTATCAGGCGCGGTTGTTTGCGATTGCGCGGGATTACGCGGCCTACGACAAGTTCGAATACGGCTGGCAGAGTGTGCTCGAGTTCCGCCCGAACGAGCACTACAAGCTCTCACTCGGGCTCGACGGTGCATTCACCGACATCAGCGGACTGGAAATCGCCGAGACACTCACAGGGCCAACCGATTACTATTTCTCAAAAGTCAGCATCAACCAAAGCTATGACAAGCGGGACGACGCTGTGAACCCACGCAAGGGATGGATAGCGGCGCTCAATGTGGATGCGGCCGGAGGGTTCCTCGGCAGCGATGTGAACCTGATCCGCACCGACGCCCGGCTCGCGTGGTATCTTCCGCTGGGAGATAGCAGCCACATCCGACTGGTAGGTGCCGGCGGTGCCCTCTACGAACCAGACGGCGAACGCACCGTTCCCATCGACCAACGGTTCTTCCAAGGCGGAGCGTCGGGCATTCGCAGCTTCCGCGAACGTCGGGGCCCGCCCTACTCCCCAAGCGGAAAACCCATCGGCGGCAATTCTTACAAACTCGCCAGTGCGGAATTGGTAGGCCCGATCAAAGGCCCGGTGAAGTTCGTCTTGTTTGCCGATGCCGGAAATGTCACCGAATCTACTGATCCACTGAATTTCTCTAACAGCGAGGTCGCGGTAGGCGCCGGCCTCCGGGTGAACCTCCCGACAGGACCGATTCGACTTGAATACGGCCACAATATGACGCACGACGATGGGGAAACCGAAGGCACCCTCCACTTTGTGATCGGCATCTCATTCTAA
- a CDS encoding ABC-F family ATP-binding cassette domain-containing protein, which produces MLTIKNLTKTMGGRTLFQNAEMTINWGERMALVGPNGAGKSTLFNIILGKEDADEGTVDRDEYAIVGFLAQEAGDPTDETVLEIAIGINPEMVEALRVLREGEAKGEHGTEAFAKAQDVFDANNGYQLEPKAKKILGGLGYAEEEMNRPAREFSGGWVMRAHLARLLVMEPDLLMLDEPTNHLDLLSLLWLERYLHSYPGAIFMISHDRDFMDSLAETVVEIDAEKFITYTGNYSNYLEERGKRYEQALQTYRNKQKEIERVEEFIDRFRSVASKASQVQSRIKQVEKMRAEVVKPNPPRKLFKFNFPEPPRSNQKVVELTNIHQAYGDKKIYKGLDLTIERDDRIVLVGPNGAGKSTLLKIIAGIVPIDQGDIKMGYLTKMGYYSQHRADSLNENNTVLEEVLEANPEFNEDDARSVLGSFLFRRTDVHKRVKVLSGGEKSRLNLVKFLVDPPNLLLMDEPTTHLDLLSIESLVKSLKNYKGTLVFISHDVHFIRNLATTTLHVNNGEVTRYTGGYDYYLEKSGLGDDARGGVTAK; this is translated from the coding sequence ATGCTTACGATCAAGAATCTCACCAAAACCATGGGCGGACGGACTCTGTTCCAGAACGCCGAAATGACCATCAACTGGGGCGAGCGCATGGCCTTGGTCGGACCAAACGGCGCAGGTAAGTCGACTCTCTTTAACATTATCCTCGGCAAGGAAGACGCCGATGAAGGCACCGTCGACCGCGACGAATACGCCATCGTGGGCTTCCTCGCCCAGGAAGCAGGAGACCCTACCGACGAGACCGTGTTGGAAATCGCCATCGGCATCAATCCGGAGATGGTGGAAGCTCTGCGCGTGTTGCGTGAAGGTGAAGCCAAGGGCGAGCACGGCACCGAAGCCTTTGCCAAAGCCCAGGACGTCTTCGACGCGAACAACGGCTACCAGTTGGAACCCAAGGCCAAGAAGATTCTCGGCGGCCTCGGATATGCCGAAGAGGAAATGAACCGCCCTGCCCGCGAGTTCTCCGGCGGATGGGTGATGCGCGCCCACTTGGCACGCCTTCTGGTGATGGAGCCTGACTTGCTCATGCTCGACGAACCTACCAACCACCTCGACCTGCTTTCGTTGCTGTGGCTTGAGCGCTACCTGCACAGCTATCCCGGCGCAATTTTCATGATCTCGCACGACCGCGACTTCATGGACTCGTTGGCGGAAACCGTCGTTGAGATCGATGCCGAAAAGTTCATCACTTACACCGGCAACTATTCGAACTACCTCGAAGAGCGCGGCAAGCGCTATGAGCAGGCGCTTCAGACCTACCGCAACAAACAAAAGGAAATCGAGCGTGTGGAAGAGTTCATCGACCGCTTCCGCTCGGTCGCCTCGAAGGCATCGCAGGTTCAAAGCCGCATCAAGCAGGTGGAGAAAATGCGTGCCGAGGTGGTGAAGCCGAACCCACCGCGCAAGCTCTTCAAGTTCAACTTCCCTGAGCCACCTCGCTCGAACCAGAAGGTCGTGGAGCTGACCAACATCCACCAGGCCTACGGCGACAAGAAGATCTACAAAGGTCTGGACCTCACCATCGAGCGCGATGACCGCATTGTACTGGTCGGACCAAACGGTGCCGGTAAGTCGACCTTGCTCAAGATTATCGCTGGAATCGTCCCGATCGATCAAGGCGACATCAAAATGGGCTACCTCACCAAAATGGGCTACTACTCGCAGCACCGCGCCGACTCACTCAACGAGAACAACACGGTGCTCGAAGAAGTGCTCGAAGCGAACCCTGAGTTCAACGAAGACGACGCCCGCTCGGTGCTCGGCTCGTTCCTCTTCCGCCGCACCGACGTCCACAAACGCGTCAAGGTGCTCTCCGGTGGTGAAAAGTCGCGCTTGAACCTGGTGAAGTTCCTCGTCGATCCACCGAACCTCCTGTTGATGGACGAACCGACCACCCACCTCGACCTCCTCTCGATTGAGTCGCTGGTGAAGTCGCTCAAGAACTACAAGGGCACGCTCGTCTTCATCTCGCACGATGTCCACTTCATCCGCAACCTCGCCACCACCACACTCCACGTGAACAACGGCGAAGTGACCCGCTACACTGGCGGCTACGATTACTACTTGGAGAAGTCCGGCCTCGGCGATGACGCACGCGGCGGTGTCACCGCGAAGTAA
- a CDS encoding DNA ligase, whose product MFVRVIAVSVLAVMVGAAGEAPALQHAKTYAEVVKGGRLELAEYWVSEKLDGVRAFWDGTKLRSRQGNVIHAPQWFIEGLPENVVMDGELWAGRGKFELVSGTVRREVPEDEAWRAVRYCIFDLPEHGGIFDERVVAMRRLVENEGTPWLVAVEQFRVQSVDMLHAKMDAVVQAGGEGLMLHRGGARYQHKRTDDLIKLKPLEDAEAVVVGYVPGKGKFEGMLGALEVQLPNGERFKIGTGFSDDERRNPPAIGEIVTFQYSGRTANGIPRFARFLRVRVAH is encoded by the coding sequence ATGTTTGTTAGAGTGATTGCGGTGTCGGTTTTAGCAGTGATGGTGGGCGCGGCTGGAGAGGCTCCGGCGCTACAGCATGCCAAAACCTATGCCGAGGTGGTGAAAGGTGGGCGCCTCGAGTTGGCGGAGTATTGGGTGAGTGAGAAGCTCGATGGGGTGCGGGCCTTCTGGGACGGGACGAAGTTGCGCAGCCGGCAGGGCAATGTGATCCATGCGCCGCAGTGGTTCATCGAAGGTTTGCCTGAGAATGTTGTAATGGACGGTGAATTGTGGGCCGGGCGGGGAAAGTTCGAGCTTGTGAGCGGGACGGTCCGGCGGGAGGTGCCGGAGGATGAGGCGTGGCGAGCGGTTCGTTACTGCATCTTCGATTTGCCCGAGCACGGTGGGATCTTTGATGAACGCGTCGTCGCCATGCGCCGCCTGGTGGAAAACGAGGGCACTCCGTGGCTGGTGGCGGTCGAGCAATTTCGGGTGCAGAGCGTGGATATGCTGCACGCCAAGATGGATGCGGTGGTGCAAGCGGGAGGCGAAGGGCTGATGCTTCACCGGGGTGGTGCGCGCTATCAACACAAGCGCACTGATGATTTGATCAAGCTGAAGCCGCTTGAAGATGCCGAAGCGGTGGTCGTCGGGTACGTCCCGGGGAAGGGGAAGTTCGAGGGAATGCTGGGTGCGCTCGAGGTCCAGTTGCCCAATGGAGAGCGCTTCAAGATCGGTACCGGCTTCTCCGATGACGAGCGGCGTAATCCGCCCGCCATCGGGGAGATAGTAACATTCCAATATTCGGGGCGCACCGCGAACGGCATTCCCCGATTCGCCCGCTTTTTGAGGGTGCGGGTGGCGCACTAG
- a CDS encoding metallophosphoesterase family protein: MSLTFLHTADWQIGKPFQSIASTEKREHLRRQRIDTVASLKDLVDQHGASFVVVAGDLFDSFTPDKSTVSAFCKAVGKLGVPVIAIPGNHDHGGPGTIWTQPFFLKERDALAPNFKVLLKPEPYILEDAVILPCPLLHRHNAGDSTAWLHVEQDDLPSDRPRIVLAHGSTQGFSSNADDDTTDVTNQMELSRIAGANYDYIALGDWHGTKQITPQAWYSGTPEQDRHAKGGDNQPGNALVVTLDESPPPAVQVESTGRMGWHELSMELPNDAALDHLKRELEAILENDSANHLLKLNLSGTLSLTGANDLEALVESLESRLIDLRLTREFTVEPSADELAALVEREDPLIAGVAQSLHGLASNPDHPEHEVAKRALRELHIQLQAVSH, from the coding sequence ATGAGTCTCACATTTCTGCACACCGCCGATTGGCAAATCGGCAAACCTTTCCAATCCATCGCCAGCACCGAAAAGCGCGAACACCTGCGCCGTCAACGCATTGATACGGTCGCGTCTTTGAAGGATTTGGTGGACCAACACGGAGCAAGCTTTGTCGTCGTGGCCGGTGATTTGTTTGACTCGTTCACACCGGACAAATCGACGGTCTCCGCGTTCTGCAAAGCGGTGGGCAAACTAGGCGTGCCGGTGATCGCCATTCCCGGCAACCACGACCACGGCGGCCCCGGCACGATCTGGACCCAGCCGTTCTTCCTCAAAGAACGAGACGCACTTGCGCCTAACTTCAAGGTTCTCCTCAAGCCGGAGCCCTACATTCTCGAAGATGCGGTAATCCTTCCCTGCCCGCTGCTTCATCGCCACAACGCGGGCGACTCGACGGCGTGGCTCCACGTGGAGCAGGACGACCTGCCGTCGGACCGCCCCCGCATTGTGCTCGCGCACGGCAGCACCCAGGGGTTTTCGTCCAACGCGGACGACGACACGACGGATGTGACCAATCAGATGGAGCTCAGCCGGATCGCCGGCGCGAACTACGATTACATTGCTCTGGGAGATTGGCACGGAACCAAACAAATCACCCCACAGGCCTGGTATTCCGGCACTCCCGAACAGGACCGTCACGCAAAAGGAGGAGACAACCAACCGGGCAATGCACTCGTCGTCACACTGGATGAGAGCCCCCCCCCTGCAGTCCAGGTCGAGTCGACGGGCCGCATGGGATGGCACGAACTTTCGATGGAGCTTCCGAATGATGCCGCATTGGACCATCTAAAGCGGGAGCTCGAAGCCATCTTGGAGAACGATAGCGCCAACCACCTGCTCAAACTCAACCTCAGCGGCACGCTGTCCCTCACAGGCGCGAACGATCTCGAGGCTCTGGTAGAGTCGTTGGAGTCCCGCTTGATCGACTTGCGGCTCACCCGTGAGTTCACCGTGGAGCCGTCGGCTGATGAGCTCGCCGCCCTGGTTGAACGCGAAGATCCACTGATTGCCGGCGTTGCCCAGTCACTCCACGGTCTTGCCAGCAACCCCGACCACCCCGAGCACGAGGTCGCCAAACGCGCGCTGCGTGAACTTCACATCCAACTTCAAGCCGTTAGCCACTAA
- a CDS encoding AAA family ATPase, producing MRILNVRLENYRTHEQLDVSLDQGISLVHGPNESGKSTVAEAVHHCLFLKPRGTSAVHTSMQRTGSSDLPVVELQLEIGGEHYTLTKKFGSSGATTLTKQGEAPLTSDAADTTLAELLHVDGALGGRGAEKQLQNRWAHLWVWQGSSNGSPAGAVSEQQKTLQKKLRSLSGDDLMISDTDNAVINRLQQVYDESYTPTGRLRTGSKLDKLQQSEQQLTALVAERQDALDQLSRAANSLTNATHDLTRHTARAEEVRKELGQITTKLQQAQAVSAALKEKQEQRETIESQLKDLQKSDQTIRALEKQQSAADSQVAPLKETLAGHQSDLESARAALQHAEDAVRSRSAAGENTKLLAEALDAHVNLLRCSAEVASLEKKQQRIQELEKDRKAASDTAAKLAIFSATAIKALRDAEREADAAQSRLEATSLKIDVLTASDAVAIDGDALAAGASATLDQPATLTVGDGTSIRLTPGGADDLNQAKTHARHTQEQLATMLKKLGVESVGDAEEQQEQRARAESSRNALAAELHALDAETVGRRMAELEEEITRLKSIRDRLTESLGEIKFEDSLDAARSALDTAKDTLQKQLAETKEATIAREQQQQQINRLSERIDAARKDFQQAEYAARDLKTKLSVLVEQFGAGDSRTQRILELEGKLDIARKAERTQQEALAELAPAQLETDHRRLTQAQENTGHAIDDANRRAIEARTRLETSGSSDPQRELAEAKAELERVTAQVEAETENHAAKSFLLEHLKEAQRKTSEALAKPLEDATSEFLEHLYGVGSKVRIQWNDDATAIDSIRIDRSSQGLGIYPFEELSHGTREQVALALRLAMAKVLAADHDGSLPIVLDDAFTHADRERIKKLQGVLYRGAESGLQIILLSCHPENYTGLAQREVGLGT from the coding sequence ATGCGTATCCTCAACGTCCGGTTGGAAAACTACCGCACCCACGAGCAACTCGATGTCTCATTGGATCAAGGGATCTCGTTGGTCCACGGCCCGAACGAATCGGGTAAGAGTACCGTGGCGGAAGCGGTTCACCATTGCCTCTTCCTCAAGCCCAGGGGCACCAGTGCAGTGCACACTTCAATGCAACGCACGGGCAGCAGCGACCTGCCTGTGGTGGAACTACAACTCGAGATCGGCGGCGAACACTACACTCTGACCAAGAAGTTCGGCTCAAGTGGTGCCACCACCCTGACCAAACAAGGCGAAGCTCCACTCACGAGCGATGCTGCGGACACCACGCTCGCCGAGTTGCTGCACGTCGACGGCGCGCTCGGCGGAAGAGGCGCTGAGAAGCAACTCCAGAACCGATGGGCCCACTTGTGGGTCTGGCAAGGATCGAGCAATGGATCGCCAGCAGGAGCTGTAAGCGAGCAACAGAAGACCCTGCAAAAGAAGCTGCGATCCCTCAGCGGTGACGACTTGATGATCAGCGACACCGACAACGCAGTGATCAACAGGCTGCAACAGGTTTACGATGAGTCCTACACCCCGACCGGACGACTCAGAACCGGCTCAAAGTTGGACAAACTCCAGCAAAGCGAGCAACAACTGACCGCTCTGGTTGCCGAGCGTCAGGACGCATTGGACCAGCTCAGCCGTGCCGCGAACTCACTGACCAACGCGACGCACGATCTCACACGCCACACAGCCAGGGCTGAGGAGGTGCGCAAGGAACTTGGCCAAATCACCACCAAACTACAGCAAGCCCAGGCAGTGAGCGCTGCGCTGAAGGAAAAGCAGGAGCAGCGCGAGACCATAGAGAGCCAGCTCAAGGACTTGCAGAAGAGCGACCAGACAATTCGCGCGTTGGAGAAACAGCAAAGCGCTGCCGACTCACAAGTGGCCCCATTGAAAGAGACGCTGGCCGGGCATCAATCAGACCTCGAATCAGCCAGAGCTGCCCTGCAACATGCGGAGGATGCGGTGCGCTCGCGAAGCGCGGCTGGCGAAAATACCAAACTGTTGGCCGAGGCTCTGGATGCACACGTCAACCTGCTGCGCTGCAGCGCGGAGGTCGCATCACTGGAAAAGAAACAGCAACGCATCCAAGAGCTTGAGAAGGATCGCAAGGCTGCATCTGATACCGCAGCGAAGCTCGCCATCTTTAGCGCGACTGCGATCAAGGCACTTCGCGACGCCGAGCGCGAGGCGGACGCTGCCCAATCCCGGCTGGAAGCAACGTCTCTCAAGATCGATGTACTCACCGCCAGCGACGCGGTGGCAATCGACGGCGACGCGTTGGCTGCAGGTGCAAGCGCGACACTGGACCAACCAGCGACGCTCACAGTCGGTGACGGCACCAGCATTCGGTTGACTCCAGGCGGCGCGGACGACCTGAATCAGGCCAAAACACATGCCCGCCACACTCAGGAGCAGTTGGCAACGATGCTCAAGAAGCTGGGCGTGGAATCGGTTGGCGACGCCGAGGAGCAACAGGAGCAGCGCGCACGGGCGGAGAGTTCCCGCAATGCCCTCGCCGCAGAGCTGCACGCCCTCGACGCCGAGACCGTCGGCAGACGCATGGCCGAACTTGAAGAAGAGATCACCCGCTTGAAATCCATCCGTGACCGTCTCACGGAATCCCTCGGCGAAATCAAATTCGAAGACTCTCTCGACGCCGCACGATCCGCCCTGGACACCGCGAAGGACACGCTTCAAAAACAACTCGCCGAGACCAAAGAAGCCACAATCGCGCGGGAACAACAGCAACAGCAGATCAACCGCTTGAGCGAGAGGATCGACGCGGCGCGCAAGGACTTCCAACAGGCTGAATACGCCGCGCGCGACCTAAAGACCAAACTCAGTGTGCTGGTCGAGCAATTCGGAGCCGGTGACTCACGAACCCAGCGCATTCTGGAGCTCGAGGGGAAGCTCGACATTGCCCGCAAAGCAGAGCGAACCCAGCAAGAAGCTCTCGCCGAGCTCGCTCCCGCTCAGTTGGAAACCGACCATCGTCGCCTCACCCAGGCTCAGGAGAATACCGGCCATGCCATTGACGACGCCAACCGCCGCGCGATTGAGGCACGCACGCGGTTGGAGACCTCCGGATCGTCAGACCCACAACGCGAACTGGCGGAAGCCAAAGCCGAACTCGAACGCGTCACCGCACAGGTCGAAGCGGAAACTGAGAACCACGCAGCCAAAAGCTTCCTGCTCGAGCACTTGAAGGAAGCTCAGCGAAAAACATCCGAGGCGCTCGCCAAGCCGCTTGAAGATGCCACGTCCGAGTTTCTGGAACACCTCTACGGAGTCGGATCAAAAGTCCGTATTCAATGGAACGATGACGCCACCGCGATCGACTCCATCCGCATCGACCGATCCTCTCAAGGACTCGGCATCTATCCATTCGAAGAGCTGAGCCACGGTACCCGCGAACAAGTCGCGCTCGCGCTCCGACTGGCTATGGCGAAAGTGCTGGCGGCAGATCATGACGGCTCATTACCAATCGTGCTCGACGATGCCTTCACTCACGCCGACCGCGAGCGGATCAAAAAGCTTCAAGGAGTGCTCTACCGAGGCGCTGAGAGCGGCTTGCAGATCATCCTTCTGAGCTGCCACCCGGAAAACTACACCGGACTGGCTCAACGCGAAGTCGGCCTCGGAACATGA
- a CDS encoding SanA/YdcF family protein, whose protein sequence is MEPDPNELQSEPSLTTPWRRRWWFRWGLRLLLALVLVIVVADVRVRLAARGRLYDSASALPDEGRVALVLGCSPLTVDGRPNLFFETRMDRAAELWHSGKVRALILSGDNSERYYNEPAAMRAALLERGVPKESLVRDFAGFRTLDSVVRSSEVFGQCELVIVSQRFHNQRAITIARHHGIDAVGVNASAVHGVGGVKVWLRERLARVKLLLDLYVLRTEPRFLGEPVEVPPPDAASGGR, encoded by the coding sequence GTGGAGCCCGACCCAAATGAGCTTCAATCGGAGCCCTCACTGACCACTCCCTGGCGTCGCCGTTGGTGGTTTCGGTGGGGGCTCCGTCTGTTGTTGGCTCTTGTGCTGGTGATCGTGGTGGCCGACGTCCGGGTTCGACTTGCGGCACGCGGACGTCTGTACGATTCGGCCAGTGCTTTGCCGGATGAGGGCAGGGTGGCACTGGTGTTAGGGTGTTCTCCTCTCACCGTCGATGGGCGGCCGAATTTGTTTTTTGAAACACGCATGGACCGCGCGGCCGAGCTTTGGCACTCGGGGAAAGTGCGGGCGCTGATTCTCTCAGGCGACAACAGCGAACGTTATTACAACGAGCCCGCTGCGATGCGAGCAGCCTTGCTGGAGCGGGGCGTGCCGAAAGAATCGCTGGTCCGTGATTTCGCCGGGTTCCGGACACTGGACTCAGTGGTCCGCTCGTCCGAGGTTTTTGGGCAATGCGAACTGGTCATTGTGAGCCAGCGTTTTCACAACCAGCGCGCGATCACAATTGCGCGGCATCATGGAATTGATGCGGTTGGCGTGAATGCCTCAGCAGTTCACGGAGTGGGGGGAGTGAAGGTGTGGCTGCGCGAGCGCCTGGCGCGGGTGAAGCTGCTGCTTGATTTGTACGTGTTGCGCACCGAACCGCGGTTTCTCGGAGAGCCGGTGGAGGTGCCGCCGCCCGATGCTGCGAGCGGCGGCAGGTGA
- a CDS encoding DUF6268 family outer membrane beta-barrel protein, which translates to MRMTPVISLMVGLAASAVAQESEQATEESFIPNFAVGRIGYDWNDTASFSDVEGASMKYQEASVSGNFPILMNDQVKFTGGVRYRYNQVDFGQAPVPFGNETLDLHRIELPFNVWVDQSERWKWWFSVQPGLASDFESIDFDDMTVTALALASYKVSDTLKVAFGGYYSHDLGEARLLPAIGAIYRPNKNWMLALTVPRGEIAYAPTRDWLIAVRAYPSGGGWNVSTPGDKDRDFNYASVKAGIGVDRRLSGRFWGYVEGGVRFAQNVELEGAKPSFDHDLDTTAYANVGIKVRF; encoded by the coding sequence ATGCGAATGACTCCCGTGATTTCATTGATGGTCGGACTGGCTGCTTCCGCGGTAGCGCAGGAATCCGAGCAAGCCACAGAAGAATCGTTCATTCCGAACTTTGCCGTTGGCCGGATCGGGTACGATTGGAACGACACCGCCTCCTTTTCCGATGTGGAAGGCGCCTCGATGAAGTACCAAGAGGCCTCGGTGAGCGGAAACTTCCCGATTCTGATGAACGACCAGGTCAAGTTCACCGGTGGCGTCCGCTACCGCTACAACCAAGTGGACTTTGGTCAGGCTCCGGTCCCATTTGGAAATGAGACCTTGGATCTGCACCGCATCGAGCTGCCATTTAATGTGTGGGTCGATCAAAGCGAGCGCTGGAAGTGGTGGTTCAGCGTCCAGCCTGGGCTTGCCTCTGACTTTGAATCGATCGACTTCGACGACATGACAGTGACTGCGCTCGCCCTCGCATCGTACAAAGTGAGCGATACGTTGAAGGTGGCGTTTGGTGGTTACTACTCGCACGATCTGGGTGAAGCACGTTTGTTGCCCGCTATTGGTGCAATCTACCGTCCGAACAAGAACTGGATGCTGGCGTTGACCGTCCCTCGTGGGGAGATCGCCTACGCTCCAACACGTGACTGGCTTATTGCCGTGCGTGCTTATCCATCCGGTGGTGGTTGGAACGTGTCGACACCAGGTGACAAGGACCGTGACTTCAACTACGCCTCGGTGAAAGCCGGTATCGGGGTGGACCGTCGCTTGAGCGGCCGCTTCTGGGGTTATGTCGAGGGCGGTGTACGGTTTGCCCAGAATGTGGAACTCGAGGGGGCAAAGCCTTCCTTTGATCACGATCTGGACACCACGGCCTACGCCAATGTCGGGATCAAGGTGCGCTTCTAA
- a CDS encoding ArsR/SmtB family transcription factor — translation MAFAKIDDFDRETIEMAEFAGALSHPARIALLTYLIDHPGAPCRDLVDHLPLSQPSCSRHLSELRKADLVSATPHGNEVRYELNIERIKLFCDAFRNSLNRPSCGN, via the coding sequence ATGGCATTCGCTAAGATTGATGACTTTGACCGCGAGACGATCGAGATGGCCGAGTTCGCTGGTGCGCTCTCGCATCCCGCCCGCATCGCGCTACTGACCTACTTGATCGACCACCCCGGTGCGCCATGCCGTGACTTGGTCGACCACCTGCCTCTCTCGCAGCCGTCCTGTTCACGCCACCTGTCGGAACTACGCAAGGCCGATCTGGTCAGCGCAACACCTCACGGCAACGAAGTGCGCTACGAACTCAACATCGAACGCATCAAATTGTTCTGCGACGCGTTCCGCAACTCACTCAACCGCCCAAGCTGCGGTAACTAA